In the Wyeomyia smithii strain HCP4-BCI-WySm-NY-G18 chromosome 2, ASM2978416v1, whole genome shotgun sequence genome, one interval contains:
- the LOC129723775 gene encoding protein transport protein Sec24A isoform X2, translated as MSNTSQYYGMMNGYPTATNGSQQQQQQQQQQQHYPPSQHQPVSQHPIKNVMMNGPSQPLPVMGGMQQYGLPTAAGAVTPVQNGPPTYQRPPSNSQLPQQNNRVTNLISNGNSANSSRTSSPALISRTIPASQLPPVAGTRVDTNQPPSSQSQLLSSPVTSNYNINSSNNWTSGINSASINTPPRSASGLSTPLNASTPNLGQLPVNGTANNLVSSMQNLNINRPSSAQEQMGPSNGTGASQPPMPVNKHPSQQPPSLLVGQQPNPQQNHYNGNYVPATQMPPQPQHPSGPPPVGQLYQPMPPMSSAAPTTLVTSAPAKRPMYPAQTIPSMPTSQTPSYYQNQPQQQQPPDALPAQQYPQQPHQHSHLPHQHQHYHQHQQQQPYGANFQQQQQQYQDPQYNVVKTGFNRLWGNNTVDLLQNRHILPTEKVRPPIIHLNHPFQEAVNCNPDIFRCTLTKIPESNQLLQKSRLPLGVLIHPFRDLNNLPVISCNTIVRCRACRTYINPFVFFVDSKKWKCNLCYRVNELPEEFQYDPVTKTYGDPTRRPEIKSSTIEFIAPSEYMLRPPQPAIYLFLLDVSSLAQQSGYLHTVCNTLIEQIDNLPGDARMQVGFIAFNSAVHFYNIAEGYNQPHEVTVLDVDDVFLPYPDNLLVNLKESKELIRDLLTQLPKRFEHTHDTHSALGAALQVALKLMSASGGRVTVFQCCLPNYGPGALQSREDPNNRSSKDVAHLGPATDFYKRLALDCSAQQIAVDLFLLNSQYCDLATISGISKFSGGCMHHIPLYSETKPQLLKTLQKCFERYLTRKIGFEAVMRVRCTRGLAIHTFHGNFFVRSTDLLSLPNVNPDAGFGMQITYEESLAECKTVCFQAALLYTSSKAERRIRVHTLCVPVTASLSEVMYSADAQCIVGLLAKMAVDRSLSSSLSDARDAFINATVDIFSAFKTAQNLPQNSATIVAPENLSLLPLYILALMKHTAFRVGTSTRLDDRVFAMNEMKTMPLDQLIRHIYPDFYVLDSLFHSATRESSDGEAQLVEPPRLQLSAEKFDSRSVFLLDCGPHMFIYVGSNVSPDILNDVFGINAVSEIPDFCTELPSRETPASEALFAFIDSINEEKPYSTYIQVIRDTSQFRSLFVEKFVDDRNQSSVSYYEFLQHLRTQLTHQ; from the exons ATGTCCAACACATCACAATACTATGGAATGATGAACGGCTACCCAACAGCGACAAATGGAtctcaacagcagcagcagcaacaacaacaacaacaacattatCCGCCTTCGCAACACCAGCCGGTGTCACAGCATCCTATAAAAAATGTAATGATGAACGGTCCCTCGCAACCGCTGCCTGTGATGGGTGGAATGCAACAATACGGCTTACCAACTGCTGCTGGTGCGGTGACCCCGGTGCAGAACGGACCGCCGACTTATCAGAGACCGCCATCTAACAGCCAGTTGCCGCAGCAAAACAACCGAGTGACAAACCTAATCTCTAATGGAAATAGCGCCAATTCATCACGCACGTCGTCACCCGCGCTTATAAGCAGAACTATCCCGGCGTCACAATTGCCTCCGGTAGCTGGAACACGAGTAGATACTAACCAACCACCTTCTAGTCAAAGTCAACTTTTAAGTAGTCCGGTAACTAGTAATTACAATATAAACTCTAGTAACAACTGGACAAGTGGGATCAATTCTGCATCGATAAATACACCACCAAGATCTGCATCTGGCCTTTCAACTCCACTAAATGCATCTACACCCAATCTAGGTCAGCTGCCAGTTAATGGTACAGCAAACAACCTTGTTAGTAGTATGcaaaatttaaatataaatcGACCATCATCAGCGCAGGAGCAGATGGGACCTTCGAATGGCACGGGTGCTTCACAACCACCGATGCCGGTTAACAAACACCCGAGTCAACAACCTCCATCTCTACTTGTGGGGCAACAACCAAATCCACAACAAAATCATTACAACGGAAATTATGTACCCGCAACACAGATGCCTCCTCAACCACAACACCCTAGTGGGCCACCACCAGTTGGGCAATTATACCAACCTATGCCCCCAATGTCCTCAGCCGCTCCTACGACATTGGTCACGTCAGCACCTGCTAAAAGGCCCATGTATCCAGCACAGACTATACCCAGCATGCCTACTTCACAAACTCCAAGTTATTATCAAAACCAACCGCAACAACAACAGCCACCCGATGCTCTCCCTGCTCAGCAATATCCTCAGCAACCTCATCAGCATAGTCATCTTCCACATCAGCACCAGCATTATCACCAACATCAACAGCAGCAACCCTACGGTGCCAACTttcagcaacagcaacaacagtaCCAGGATCCGCAATATAATGTTGTGAAAACCGGTTTCAACCGTCTGTGGGGTAACAACACAGTGGATCTGTTGCAGAATCGGCACATTCTGCCAACAGAGAAAGTTCGACCCCCTATTATCCATCTGAACCATCCTTTCCAAGAAGCAGTTAACTGTAATCCGGA CATTTTCCGATGCACGCTAACCAAAATACCCGAGTCAAATCAACTGCTGCAGAAGTCACGTCTACCATTAGGTGTGCTAATACATCCATTCCGGGACCTGAAT AACCTGCCCGTAATTTCGTGCAACACGATCGTACGCTGCCGAGCCTGCCGGACATACATCAATCCGTTTGTATTCTTTGTCGATAGCAAAAAATGGAAGTGTAACTTATGTTATCGAGTAAATGAGT TGCCTGAAGAGTTTCAGTATGATCCAGTAACAAAAACTTACGGCGATCCAACCAGACGACCTGAGATTAAGTCCAGCACAATAGAATTTATCGCTCCATCGGAGTATATG CTTCGTCCACCGCAACCTGCGATATACCTGTTCCTGCTGGATGTATCTTCTTTAGCGCAACAGTCTGGTTATTTGCACACCGTCTGCAATACACTGATAGAACAGATTGATAATTTACCCGGTGATGCACGAATGCAGGTCGGCTTTATTGCATTCAACAGTGCAGTTCATTTCTATAATATCGCAGAGGGCTATAACCAGCCTCACGAGGTCACGGTTCTGGATGTCGACG ATGTATTCCTGCCATACCCCGATAACTTACTAGTAAATCTGAAGGAAAGTAAGGAATTGATTAGAGACCTTCTGACACAGCTGCCCAAACGTTTTGAACATACTCACGATACTCACAGTGCGCTAGGAGCAGCGCTGCAGGTGGCTCTAAAGCTCATG AGCGCATCGGGAGGTCGTGTAACGGTGTTCCAGTGTTGTTTGCCCAATTACGGACCGGGTGCACTGCAGTCGag GGAGGATCCAAACAATCGTTCTTCTAAAGATGTTGCTCATCTAGGACCAGCGACAGATTTTTATAAACGATTAGCATTAGACTGTTCCGCTCAGCAGATTGCTGTAGACTTGTTTTTGCTGAATAGTCAGTACTGTGATTTGGCAACGATTT CTGGAATTAGTAAATTCAGTGGTGGTTGCATGCATCATATACCACTATACAGTGAAACGAAGCCTCAGCTGCTTAAAACGTTACAAAAGTGCTTTGAACGTTATCTTACCCGAAAGATTGGTTTTGAAGCGGTTATGCGAGTACGCTGTACCCGAGGGTTGGCGATCCACACATTCCATGGTAACTTTTTCGTGCGGTCAACGGATCTGCTGTCTCTACCCAACGTAAATCCAGATGCTGGTTTCGGAATGCAG ATCACCTACGAAGAAAGCTTAGCTGAATGTAAGACAGTGTGCTTTCAAGCAGCTCTGCTTTATACTAGCAGTAAGGCGGAAAGAAGAATCAGGGTCCATACGCTTTGCGTACCAGTAACGGCCAGTCTTTCGGAGGTTATGTATTCGGCCGACGCGCAGTGTATAGTTGGTTTATTAGCCAAAATGGCTGTGGATCGATCGTTGAGTTCCAGTCTGTCCGACGCCAGAGATGCCTTTATTAATGCAACTGTGGATATTTTTAGTGCTTTTAAAACTGCGCAAAATCTGCCACAGAACTCCGCAACAATTGTAGCACCGGAGAATCTCTCATTGCTACCGTTGTACATTTTGGCACTGATGAAGCAT ACTGCTTTCCGTGTCGGTACGAGTACTCGTCTGGACGACCGAGTATTTGCTATGAATGAGATGAAAACGATGCCTCTGGATCAATTGATCAGACAcatttatccagatttttatgTGCTTGACAGCCTATTTCATAGCGCTACACGGGAAAGTAGTGACGGCGAAGCACAGCTGGTGGAACCCCCTCGATTACAGTTATCAGCGGAGAA GTTCGATTCAAGATCTGTGTTCTTGCTAGACTGCGGTCCTCACATGTTTATCTATGTTGGATCTAATGTTTCACCAGATATTCTGAATGATGTTTTtg GAATTAACGCCGTATCAGAGATTCCGGATTTCTGCACCGAGCTACCAAGCAGAGAAACGCCTGCTAGTGAAGCATTGTTTGCATTTATCGATAGTATCAACGAAGAGAAACCGTACTCTACTTACATACAGGTCATCAG GGATACGAGTCAATTCCGCTCGCTGTTTGTAGAAAAGTTTGTCGACGACAGGAACCAAAGCTCGGTGTCCTATTATGAGTTTCTGCAGCATCTTAGGACTCAG CTTACACATCAGTAA